The following proteins are co-located in the Arctopsyche grandis isolate Sample6627 chromosome 3, ASM5162203v2, whole genome shotgun sequence genome:
- the LOC143909342 gene encoding modular serine protease-like: MDRLKWNPRSIVKLVLLTSLLSSGAGFAAAQDDERLYFGEPGSLITGRIVDVDKLDSPSCTLPPKPENGNYDMIGEKASPGDKVQQATLLVYNCNDKYDLMVQNSPFRGVVVCLNDGKWSHDIICKKTNGKITSSITDSCVLPEQPENGNYDIIGPSTSVTPGERVSTFTQIAYSCKSGYTHVGKSFVVCRKDGSWSEPIGCESDNAPPSPTTSKPTTLDTRTTGEFDQCALPAYPENGKYKVGNQEMPPGARVNPFTIVIYTCNPGFGLHGPNNIYCEEDGKWSEEVQCVKFCDPLQSLTVDFKCLYRGEFIDCDKALPDGTTVTTVCKGYHVPTLERNLKLLSCKNGVWDELPPRCRPDCGQIVEGAGNVLGGITAIVGGSPWHVGVYSLDENGVFSQICGGTIISRKIVISAAHCFDTGGVIQSEQNYAVAAGKYYRVWENEIDNKATYKQISDIEAIRIPKKYGGHKFSLQQDLAVLILKSPFDFHNMVHAICIDILNQGFNELQLASGNVGKVVGWGVTEAGNAGSASTYLKLAEVPVVEYDKCIDGVPEEFKKYVTPDKFCAGFLDRGTTVCSGDSGGGMVFKTTEKGVTRWYIRGIVSAGALDYSRTTCLPNSYTIFTSIFSQKDFLSKLINKYEI; the protein is encoded by the exons ATGGATCGTCTGAAATGGAATCCTCGATCTATAGTGAAGTTAGTGTTGCTGACCTCGCTTCTATCCTCAGGTGCAG gaTTTGCTGCTGCACAAGATGATGAAAGATTATATTTTGG CGAGCCCGGGAGCCTAATAACCGGTAGAATAGTCGATGTCGATAAATTGGATAGTCCAAGTTGTACGTTACCCCCCAAACCCGAAAATGGCAACTATGACATGATTGGAGAGAAGGCATCACCTGGAGATAAGGTGCAACAAGCAACCCTGCTGGTTTACAACTGTAATGATAAATACGATTTGATGGTGCAAAATTCCCCTTTCAGAGGAGTTGTCGTTTGTCTCAACGACGGCAAGTGGAGTCACGACATAATTTGCAAAA aaaCGAATGGCAAGATCACCTCGAG CATAACGGATTCGTGTGTGCTACCAGAACAACCGGAAAATGGAAATTATGACATAATTGGGCCCTCAACTTCGGTGACTCCAGGAGAACGTGTTTCCACCTTCACCCAAATAGCTTATAGTTGTAAATCTGGCTATACTCATGTTGGTAAAAGTTTCGTCGTCTGTCGGAAAGATGGATCTTGGAGTGAGCCCATTGGATGTGAGA GTGATAACGCTCCACCATCTCCCACAACCAGTAAACCAACGACCCTTGACACACGAACAACAGG GGAATTCGACCAATGCGCGTTGCCAGCTTATCCAGAAAATGGTAAATATAAGGTTGGAAATCAAGAGATGCCTCCTGGGGCACGGGTCAATCCATTcacaattgtaatatatacatgtaatcCTGGCTTCGGTCTACATGGACCCAACAATATATATTGTGAAGAGGATGGAAAATGGAGTGAAGAGGTGCAGTGTGTCA AATTCTGTGATCCACTCCAGTCGCTAACAGTTGACTTCAAATGTTTGTATAGAGGTGAATTTATTGATTGTGATAAAGCATTGCCAGATGGAACAACTGTCACCACAGTGTGCAAGGGATACCACGTGCCTACATTGGAACgaaatttgaaacttttgtcGTGTAAGAACGGCGTATGGGATGAACTACCACCAAGATGCAGACCAG ATTGTGGGCAGATAGTAGAGGGTGCTGGAAATGTATTAGGTGGTATAACAGCGATTGTTGGTGGGTCGCCTTGGCACGTCGGCGTCTATAGCTTAGACGAGAATGGAGTTTTCTCTCAAATTTGCGGTGGAACAATTATCAGCAGAAAGATTGTCATCAGCG CTGCTCACTGTTTCGACACCGGTGGAGTGATTCAGAGTGAACAAAATTATGCTGTGGCTGCCGGAAAATATTACAGAGTTTGGGAAAATGAGATCGATAACAAAGCGACGTATAAGCAAATATCTGac ATTGAGGCGATTCGAATCCCGAAAAAATACGGCGGCCACAAATTCAGCCTGCAACAAGATCTCGCCGTTTTGATTCTCAAGTCTCCATTCGACTTTCACAATATGGTGCATGCCATTTGCATCGATATTCTCAATCAAGGCTTCAACGAACTACAGCTGGCTTCTGGAAATGTGGGAAAA GTGGTTGGCTGGGGTGTGACCGAAGCAGGAAATGCTGGCTCTGCATCGACTTATTTAAAATTGGCAGAAGTACCAGTGGTGGAATACGACAAGTGTATAGATGGGGTACCGGAGGAGTTCAAAAAGTATGTAACTCCAGACAAGTTCTGCGCTGGGTTTTTGGATAGAG GTACGACAGTATGCAGTGGTGACAGTGGCGGAGGCATGGTCTTTAAAACTACTGAAAAAGGTGTCACAAGATGGTATATCAGGGGTATAGTTAGTGCTGGAGCTCTTGACTATAGCAGAACAACCTGTCTACCCAATTCCTATACAATTTTTACTTCCATATTTAGTCAAAAAGATTTCTTAtccaaattaataaataaatatgaaatatga